The Leifsonia williamsii genome includes a region encoding these proteins:
- a CDS encoding sensor histidine kinase, translating to MTAARPTAAPGTGGMRERFDRFRRFRSWTLRSRVVLVVVAMLAVLGAVIGTVSVFALQGYLMQRLDGQLTSALERGQHAADRINGGGPTIPDAAGVVATPGQQTGTLGAVRRENGGLLFPPVILADRTSAANQPLQPEQVPINALALLKVPSDAQPRTVDLGSSLGSYRIAAAELQNGDSVIIGLPLSDVNATVGRLALVILLVTLSGLIFAFLIASFVVRLAMRPLERVADTAEQVAGMPLDRGDVALSVRVPEEDTDPHTEVGKVGSALNNMLGHVASALTARQASEQKVRQFVADASHELRTPLASIRGYAELTRRAPHELPGDVTHSIGRIESEATRMTSLVEDLLLLARLDEGRELDRDPVDLSLLLIDALSDAHAAGPGHEWRIELPDEPVEVLGDAPRLHQVVVNLLANARVHTPEGTVVTVGLSVDEAAQRAVVTVADTGPGIPEELQKTLFERFARGDSSRNRATGSTGLGLAIVRAVVEAHAGEVSVHSVPGDTVFTVSLPLMPQPAADLRPPATVA from the coding sequence CGACGGCCGCTCCCGGCACGGGCGGGATGCGCGAGCGCTTCGACCGGTTCCGCCGCTTCCGCTCCTGGACGCTGCGCAGCCGGGTGGTGCTCGTCGTCGTCGCGATGCTCGCCGTGCTCGGCGCGGTGATCGGCACGGTCAGCGTCTTCGCATTGCAGGGCTACCTCATGCAGCGGCTGGACGGCCAGCTCACGTCCGCGCTCGAACGCGGGCAGCACGCCGCCGACCGCATCAACGGCGGCGGCCCCACCATCCCCGACGCGGCCGGCGTCGTCGCGACGCCCGGTCAGCAGACCGGCACGCTCGGCGCGGTCCGCAGGGAGAACGGCGGGCTGCTGTTCCCACCGGTGATCCTCGCCGACCGCACGAGCGCGGCGAACCAGCCCCTCCAGCCGGAGCAGGTCCCGATCAACGCGCTCGCGCTGCTCAAGGTGCCCTCCGACGCGCAGCCGCGCACGGTCGACCTCGGCTCCTCGCTGGGCTCGTACCGCATCGCTGCGGCCGAGCTGCAGAACGGCGACAGCGTCATCATCGGCCTGCCGCTGAGCGACGTGAACGCGACGGTCGGGAGGCTCGCGCTGGTCATCCTGCTCGTCACGCTCTCCGGGCTCATCTTCGCGTTCCTGATCGCGAGCTTCGTCGTCCGCCTGGCGATGCGGCCGCTGGAGCGGGTGGCCGACACCGCGGAGCAGGTCGCCGGCATGCCGCTCGACCGCGGCGATGTCGCGCTGTCGGTCCGCGTGCCCGAGGAGGACACCGACCCGCACACCGAGGTCGGCAAGGTCGGCTCCGCGCTCAACAACATGCTCGGCCACGTCGCGTCCGCGCTCACCGCCCGCCAGGCCAGCGAGCAGAAGGTGCGCCAGTTCGTCGCCGACGCGAGCCACGAGCTGCGCACCCCGCTCGCCTCGATCCGCGGCTACGCGGAGCTCACCCGCCGGGCGCCGCACGAGCTCCCGGGAGACGTCACGCACTCCATCGGCCGGATCGAGTCGGAGGCGACGCGCATGACCTCCCTCGTGGAGGACCTCCTGCTGCTGGCCCGGCTCGACGAGGGCCGTGAGCTGGACCGCGACCCGGTCGACCTCTCCCTCCTGCTGATCGACGCCCTGAGCGACGCCCACGCCGCCGGCCCCGGCCACGAGTGGCGGATCGAGCTGCCCGACGAGCCGGTGGAGGTGCTCGGCGACGCGCCCCGCCTCCACCAGGTGGTCGTCAACCTCCTCGCCAACGCGCGCGTGCACACGCCGGAGGGCACAGTCGTGACCGTCGGGCTGTCGGTCGACGAGGCTGCTCAGCGCGCGGTCGTCACCGTCGCGGACACCGGCCCCGGCATCCCCGAGGAGCTGCAGAAGACCCTGTTCGAGCGCTTCGCGCGCGGCGACAGCTCCCGCAACCGCGCCACCGGCTCCACCGGTCTGGGGCTCGCGATCGTCCGGGCGGTGGTGGAGGCGCACGCAGGGGAGGTCTCCGTGCACAGCGTCCCGGGCGACACGGTGTTCACGGTGTCGCTGCCCCTGATGCCTCAGCCGGCCGCCGATTTGCGCCCGCCCGCGACCGTCGCGTAA
- the rplJ gene encoding 50S ribosomal protein L10: protein MANKEATVAELEGLFESSTAVLLTEYRGLTVAQLKTLRKSISEHATYAVVKNTLTKIAANNKGISSFDEELAGPSAIAFVHGDPVAVAKSLRDFAKANPLLVVKGGYFDGNPLTAEEVGKLADLESREVLLAKLAGAFKASLFGAAYLFNAPLSKAVRTVDALREKQESAA from the coding sequence ATGGCGAACAAGGAAGCCACGGTTGCCGAGCTCGAGGGACTGTTCGAGAGCTCGACCGCCGTTCTGCTGACCGAGTACCGCGGTCTCACTGTTGCTCAGCTCAAGACGCTGCGCAAGTCCATCAGTGAGCACGCGACGTACGCCGTGGTGAAGAACACGCTGACCAAGATCGCGGCCAACAACAAGGGCATCTCGTCGTTCGACGAGGAGCTCGCTGGCCCGTCCGCGATCGCCTTCGTGCACGGTGACCCGGTCGCCGTCGCGAAGTCGCTGCGTGACTTCGCCAAGGCAAACCCTCTGCTGGTGGTCAAGGGCGGTTACTTCGACGGTAACCCGCTGACCGCAGAAGAGGTAGGCAAGCTCGCCGACCTCGAGTCCCGTGAGGTTCTGCTGGCCAAGCTGGCCGGCGCCTTCAAGGCCTCGCTGTTCGGAGCCGCATATCTGTTCAACGCACCGCTCTCGAAGGCCGTTCGCACGGTCGACGCGCTGCGTGAGAAGCAGGAGTCCGCTGCCTGA